A portion of the Symphalangus syndactylus isolate Jambi chromosome 13, NHGRI_mSymSyn1-v2.1_pri, whole genome shotgun sequence genome contains these proteins:
- the LHX5 gene encoding LIM/homeobox protein Lhx5 — MMVHCAGCERPILDRFLLNVLDRAWHIKCVQCCECKTNLSEKCFSREGKLYCKNDFFRRFGTKCAGCAQGISPSDLVRKARSKVFHLNCFTCMVCNKQLSTGEELYVIDENKFVCKDDYLSSSSLKEGSLNSVSSCTDRSLSPDLQDALQDDPKETDNSTSSDKETANNENEEQNSGTKRRGPRTTIKAKQLETLKAAFAATPKPTRHIREQLAQETGLNMRVIQVWFQNRRSKERRMKQLSALGARRHAFFRSPRRMRPLGGRLDESEMLGSTPYTYYGDYQGDYYAPGSNYDFFAHGPPSQAQSPADSSFLAASGPGSTPLGALEPTLAGPHATDNPRFTDMISHPDTPSPEPGLPGALHPMPGEVFSGGPSPPFPMSGTSGYSGPLSHPNPELNEAAVW, encoded by the exons ATGATGGTGCACTGTGCCGGTTGCGAGCGGCCCATCCTCGACCGCTTTCTGCTGAACGTGCTGGACCGCGCGTGGCACATCAAATGTGTTCAGTGCTGCGAGTGCAAAACCAACCTCTCGGAGAAGTGCTTCTCGCGCGAGGGCAAGCTCTACTGCAAAAATGACTTTTTCAG GCGCTTTGGCACCAAATGCGCCGGCTGCGCGCAAGGCATCTCGCCCAGCGACCTGGTGCGCAAGGCCCGGAGCAAAGTCTTTCACCTCAACTGTTTCACCTGCATGGTGTGTAACAAGCAGCTGTCCACCGGCGAGGAGCTCTACGTCATCGACGAGAACAAGTTCGTGTGCAAAGATGACTACCTGAGCTCATCCAGCCTCAAGGAGGGCAGCCTCAACTCAG TGTCATCCTGTACGGACCGCAGTTTGTCCCCAGACCTCCAGGACGCACTGCAGGACGACCCCAAAGAGACGGACAACTCGACCTCGTCGGACAAGGAGACCGCCAACAACGAGAATGAGGAGCAGAACTCGGGCACCAAGCGGCGCGGCCCCCGCACCACCATCAAGGCCAAGCAGCTGGAGACGCTCAAGGCTGCCTTCGCCGCCACGCCCAAGCCCACGCGCCACATCCGCGAGCAGCTGGCGCAGGAGACCGGCCTCAACATGCGCGTCATCCAG GTGTGGTTTCAGAACCGACGGTCCAAAGAACGCCGGATGAAACAGCTGAGCGCCCTGGGCGCCCGGAGGCACGCCTTCTTCCGGAGTCCGCGGCGCATGCGTCCGCTGGGCGGCCGCTTGGACGAGTCTGAGATGTTGGGATCCACCCCGTACACCTACTACGGAG ACTACCAAGGCGACTACTACGCGCCGGGAAGCAACTACGACTTCTTCGCGCACGGCCCGCCTTCGCAGGCTCAGTCCCCGGCCGACTCCAGCTTCCTGGCGGCCTCTGGCCCCGGCTCGACGCCGCTGGGCGCGCTGGAGCCGACGCTCGCCGGCCCGCACGCCACAGACAACCCCAGGTTCACCGACATGATCTCTCACCCGGACACACCGAGCCCAGAGCCGGGCCTGCCGGGCGCGCTGCACCCCATGCCCGGCGAGGTGTTCAGCGGCGGGCCCAGCCCGCCCTTCCCAATGAGCGGCACCAGCGGCTACAGCGGACCCCTGTCGCATCCCAACCCCGAGCTCAACGAGGCCGCTGTGTGGTAA